The Bradyrhizobium sp. B097 genome contains the following window.
GACAGCAATGATGCCGTTCATGGCGTCCATCAGCGGCTGGCGGTCGCAGGCTTCGATCCGGGAGGCATCGGGTAGACTGTAGATCGCGTAATCCGCCCAAGGCGATTTGATCGCCTCGTATCCGCTGCCCAGATTTCGCGACATGGCAGAACTCCAGAATTCCATTGCAAGCTATACAGGGCAGCCTCGAATGGCTTAAAGGACAATATGCCCTCGAAAACTGCCAAGCCGCCCCGGCCCGAGCCGCGCGACAAGAAAGCGACGCGGCGGATCGCGATCGTTGCCTTTCCGGGCGTGACCTTGCTTGACATCTCAGGGCCGGCTCAGGTGTTCGCGGAGCTGGAGGCGATCGAACTGCCCGGGCCGGACTATTCGCTATCCTATCTGTCGACTTCAGGCGGCTTGGTGCCGACCGATGTCGGTATGATGATCGACACGGCGCCGATCGCCAGAGTTGCGCCCGCCGAGGTCGACACGCTGGTGATCCCCGGAGGACCCGGCATCTGGAAGATCCGCAACGACGCCGAGTTGATGAACTGGATTGCGGAGGCGCTGCCGAAGGCGCGCCGTATCGCATCAGTCTGCCTCGGCGCATTTGCGTTGGCCTGGACCGGGATTCTGGACGGCAAGCGTGCTGCAACGCACTGGCGCTATTGTCCGCGTTTGCAGGACAGCTTTCCCGAGATCCGCGTCGAGCCCAATGCGATTTTCGTCAAGGACGGACATGTCTGGTCGTCGGCGGGTGTCAGCGCCGGCATCGATCTGGCGCTCGCGATGATCGAGGAGGATTTCGGCCACACCATCGCGCTCGATGTCGCGCGCAGACTTGTGGTGTTTCTGAAGCGGCCGGGCGGTCAGAGTCAGTTCTCGACCGTCCTTGCGGCCCAGGCGTCGGACGTCGAGGGACGCTTCAGCGCGCTGCATGCCTGGATCATCGAGAACATCACGAGCGACCTCAAGGTCGAGACCCTCGCGGAAAAGGCCGGGATGACGCCGCGCACCTTTGCCCGGACCTATGTCAACCGCACCGGCATGACACCTGCTAGCGGTGTCGAGGCGCTGCGCGTTGAGACCGCGCGCTTGCTGCTCGAAAGCCGCCAGATCGGCGGCGTGGTCGAGGTTGCCAAGCGCGCGGGATTTGGCGACGACGAACGAATGCGGCGGGCCTTCCTGCGCCACCTCGGCGTGTCGCCGACCGAGTACCGAAACCGGTTCTCGGGCAGCTAGCGCGTGTCGGACGGCTCAGTTCGGAGGCGGCCGCTTCGCGTCGAAACCCGATCCATCTCACAAGCGAATAGCTGGCCTTCGCTGGCCGGTTTCGTGGGTCAAGGTGGTAGCTTTTCCAGTTTGTCTGCGGCTAATGTGCCGGCCAAATCGGGAGAAGAAACGACCATGAATGACGGGACCCCCATTCAGCAGGCGCGCAACGTCGAACTCGGTGCCAGCGGCGAGGAATTCCAGAACCTGCACGAATTCGCGCAGAAGGCCCGCGCCAGGCTGAACCAGAACGCCTGGGACTATATCGTCGGCGCCTCGGAAACCGAGACCACGATGCGCCGCAACAGAATGGCGCTCGACGAGATCGCGTTCCGGCCGCGCGTGCTGCGCAACGTCATCAATGTGGATCCATCCACCGAGGTCTTCGGCCGCAAGCTCCGGCTTCCCGTGATGATCGCCCCGGTCGGCGCACTCGAGATCTTCGATCCGGACGCCGGCGCAGCCGTCGCGCGCGGAGCGGGAACGTTCGGCGCGGCGCATATGCTGAGCTCGGTGTCGGAGCCGGGGCTGGAGAATACCGCCAAGTCGGCGCCCGACGCCTTGCGCATCTTCCAGCTCTATGTGCGCGGCGACGATGCGTTCGTCGAGGATGTGGTCAGCCGGTCCATCGACAACGGCTACGCCGCGTTCTGCCTCACCGTGGACACTGCCCACTACAGCCGGCGTGAGCGCGATATCGCCAAGCGCTATGTCCGCGAAAGCCGCATCCGCGCCACCGGCGGCGATTTCCAGAAGGGGCTGGAATGGCGGACGGTGAAGTTGATCAAGGACAAGTTCAAGATCCCGCTCATCCTGAAGGGGATCGCCACCGCGGAAGACGCCAGGATCGCCCTCGATCACGGCGTCGACTGGATCTATGTCTCAAATCACGGCGGACGGCAGCTCGACCACGGCCGCGGGTCCATGCACGTCCTGCCCGAGATCGTTCAGGCCGTCGCGGGCCGAGCCAAGATCATGGTCGATGGCTCGATCTGCCGTGGCACTGACATCGTCAAGGCCATCGTCTCGGGGGCCGACCTTGTCGGGATCGGCCGTCTGCAATGCTGGGCGCTCGCTGCGGCCGGCGAGGCCGGCATCGTCCGGATGCTGGAATTGCTGGAGGACGAGGTGATCCGCTGCCTCGGTCTGCTCGGCGTCACCAGCTTCGCTGAACTGGACAAGTCCTATCTGCATCCGGCGACGCCGACCAATCTGCCGAGCGTGTTCAGCGCATTCCCGCTGCTCGATATCGACCCCTACCGCTACTGAGCCGCGCCGCTGCGAAGACATGTGGAGTGATGACGCGATCGGGGCGCCGGGCACCTCGATCGCGCCGGCTCGCCGTCAATCAGTGGTGTCCATGAAGCCGCCGCGGCAAAGACAAAGTCTGATCCAAATGCCGCACTAGTCGAAGCGAATGGCAAACAATCCATTCGCTGAATTTTCACTTGAGCGCGCGATCGCCTTGCGCTGGACACTCCGCGATATCCAGGCCGGCCGGCTCAAACTGTCGCCGGTCAGCGACGAGGATCTGGGCGTCCTCATCGAACTTGGTCTGGTCGAACTGTATGACGACCAGCCCGAGCTGACGGAGGCGGGGGCCGCGGTGCTGAACGACTGAACGGGCCGATAGCCTAGCGCGCGTTCAGGAAGCTTTCGCCGGAATTGCACGGCGCACACTGATAGGTCAGCACGTCGTAGACTTGGTCGCGCGGCTCGATCAAGGCGAGCCGCATTTGCGTGCCGCACTTCATGCACGGCATCTCTATGCTGGTCTTGAAGCGGGTGCAGGTCGGTGTTGGACGAACGGCGCGCAGCATCGGATCCCCTTATTCCCCACAAGAGACGCGAACGCGACCAACGACGAGGCCGAATCACTATGCCACAGTGCTGACATGATTGGAATCGGCCTGCGGTGCAGCGCAGTCGCTGCTAGGTAAATTTTCCTTGGCTGCAACAAGTGGGCCTCTCAAGGCTTGGCGATACGGCGCTGACGCCGTCACAATCTATGCTAACCTCGGCAGACGCTTTTTTCAGGGGGCGCGATCATGATTGAGCCGAAGCTTGAAGTTCCCGCCGAGTTGCGCGATCTGGCGGAAAAGACCATTGACCAGGCCGAGCAGGCCTTCAGCCTGTTCTTTGATGCCGCGAGCAAGTCGATGACGGCGATGCCGGGCACCGGGACCGAGATTTCCAAGCAGGCGCTGTCGTTCACCGAGCAGAACATGAAGGCGGCGTTCGAGCATGCGCGCAAGCTCGTGCACGCGACCGATCTGCAGGAGGCGATGCGGATCCAGTCGGAATTTCTGCGCAGCCAGTTCACCAATGCCGGCGAACATATGCGCCAGATCAGCGGAAGCGTGATGTCAGCCACCAAGGACGCCACCAAGGGCAAGTTCTAGGGCAGGCGGCCTTCGCGGCGGGGCGGCCACTAGCGCCGGCGTGCGACCGCGACGCCGAGCAGAAACGCGACGAACAGGCTTGCGAGCGGCGCTTCGCGCGTGACCGCGCTCACGGTGGCGAGGACGCCGCCCGGCCGGCGCGAGGTTGCGATCGCGTCGCTGAGGCGATCGGCCGCCGCTCGAAGTCCGTCCGACACTTCCGTGATGGTACGCGAAACGTCCGTCGCGGTGTCGATCGCCCGATCACCGAGTGTGGGCTGAAGCGGAGACTCGGGTGTTTCAGAGCTCATCTGCCGTGCCGCGATTTCAATAACGGTGGGGTGGCCGTTACCCAAGCTATCCGCGCGTGCGCGTGGCGACGTCCACATATCGGGGAAATTCAGCAGCTGCGGATTGGTTCCAGCAACATGCCTCGCTTTCACATCGCGGAACCGGAAACTTACACGCCGGTTGCGGCTTGTTTCCGTGGAGGAGACGATGATGACAATGCAGGCCTATGGCATATCGGATGGTCGTTCGGTCAAGCATCGAAATCGGCACGGCGGAACGCCGCTGTTGATCGCGGCCCTGGTTGCGATCCTCGGCGTGCTGGGCATGCTGATGGTCGACCACGGTCCGTGGAGCAAGCCGAAGGTGCAGCCGGCCGCTTCCGCCAACCACTCAACGACGGGCGAGGCGGCACGCGCGGCGGGCGCAAAGGTGATGCCGACCGAGCCCAAGACACCGATTGAGCCTGATCCACCCGGCCCAAAGCCCGCTCAGCCGGCAAATCCGAGTACACCGCAATAGATGCGGGGCGTTCTTGAGGGTTGCATCCGACGCAAAGTGCAGGAATTGACTCGTCGGGCAAATCAGCGGCACAAAGCTATAGTCGAAATACTGCGGGACGATCAGCGAACGCTGACGAGCATGCCCCACGCCGCGGCGAACCCGGCACCGACGAGAACCAGCACCGGACTGTCGCAGAAGATACCGCCATACTGGCACATGGTGGCACCGATCGAGCCGATCTCATGATGGCCCGCTGCATAGAACAGGCCGGACAGGACCGCGAGCACGGCAGCAACGAAATACATCGGCGCTTCCTCCTTGCAATCTAACTGCGGCGCGGGTCGACCGACGCGAGCCAAAAACTGTCCTGATGTTGATCCAACTGTCGTGAGCGCTTGTCCGCTTGACGCGTCGGGCAACTCAGCGGCACACTGACATCATCGCAACAAGCATACGGCTGATCGGCGCCGGCTCGTGTTGCGATTCCGGATCATGCGCAGAGTTTCGGTCAAAGCGGTTTCCCGTCGTCGAAGCCGACGCATCACATTTTACCGATCGCATTTAGTTCGCAAAAACGTTTGACACGTCGGGCAACTCAGGGGCATAATCCGAAAATCAGAAATTGTTGAGCCCGCGCGGAGCAATCCACGGCGGGCTTTTTCTTTGCCGTTTCACCAATCGGACGGCGGCCGCAACGTCACGACGCCACATCCTCCCAGCCCGTCGCCTGAGCGTCGCAAGCGAGCCGCCGTCCGAACCCATTGAAACGAGCACAAAATTGGCCGGTGCGCGCGAACGCGCCGGTCCTGCGGCGCGGCGAAAGCCGGCGCCGCCCGCGGCCCCACGCGTCAGGGATAAGGTTCGCGCCCCAAAGATCGCCGCCCGCTGCGCGATCTGCCGCACATTCCATTCGATGGCCACATCGCGCGCGGACGGCCGATCAACGAGGTTCGCATGACTGCTTATTTGATGTCGCTCGCACTCGCGGGCCTGATCGCCATTGCGTTGTCGGAGTTTACATGAGCGCAGAGATCATACAGTTCATTCCCCGTCCGCGTCACGAAGGCGAGCGAACGGATTTTCCCACGATCGCATTTCGCTCGGCGTTGCCCGATCCTGATACGCATGATGTCGATACGGCTCCGAGCGAATATCTCCCGTCCGATTGGGAGGAGAAATAGCTTGGCAAAGACGATCACGCAGATCCGCTCACTTGCGCGGAGCCATACACGAAGCGCACTCAACGCACTGGTCGGCGTGATGCGATCGACCAGCGCAACTCCGGCTGCCCGCGTCTCGGCTGCCAACGCCATCCTCGATCGCGGCTGGGGCAAAGCGCCGCAGGCGATCGAGAACGGAGACGGAGCGCTCGAACTTGTGCACCGCATCGAGCGGATCATCGTTGAGCCCGAGGAGGTTGAGGGCGAAAATCCCTGAGAGCCGCGCCCGCGGTTCATCCAGCCCAACGGATCACTTGAGTTGTTTCGTTGAACGTCTTTCCGAAACGTTCAATCACGTCATCGAGAACCCGGACCGCCATCGTGGCCACTCGCCGCATCGTGTGCCCGGTACTGCGGGAGTGCTCTTACCCGCGTGCTAGCCGGTATGATATCAATCATGCGTGTCCAGGCAGAGCGCGCCATGGCGAGGGGGCCAATGTGGATTGTCCAAGATTTTGTTGCGATGTTCCTCTATTTCGTCGTTGACGTGATTGGATGCACTGTGGCGCGGCTCATTTTGCCAGTGGTCTCGTTGGGACGCATTCGGGTAGCCGCCTATAGTTATGACGAAGGGGAGTATGGTTGGCTGGGCGGCCGGCCGGACAGCTTTGGGCGGCTGGAGCTAGGGGCGGGTGTCGCCAGCGGGATCGGCCTTGTCATCTGCGCGCTCTATCTGGCAGCGGTTTTATGGTTCGTGGGGTGATGTATGTTGGTCGCCATGGCCGAGAGGCATCTTCGAACTCTCCGGGCGGTGAGTATGACAATGCTCCTCTCGACCTTTGAATCGATCTGGTGGTAAATGGCTGCCAAGGGGGAGGCAACGGTGCGAAATTTCGTTCTCTTGTTTGCAAGTCTCGTCGTTCTTGTCGATGCGCCCTTGCTGGCGAGTGCCGAGCAATCTTCTGAACAAACAGGTGCGCCCGCGTCGAGAGTCAAAACCTGCAACGAGTCGTTTTCACGCGACGCTACAGCGGAATTCAATGCATGGTGTGTGGCGTTGGCGGGGCCGCTGGCCGCAATGCGAGGCAACACTCTCGTTCTTCGCATGGATAACGGCAGTCGCAAAATATTCGATAACAAGAACGGATTCGGAAGGAGTGAAGGAGGATTTGGTTACGGCCTTGCCGACTTCTATCCATCGACACGCATTTTCGTCGTTTGTGACCATGGAGCGGACGGTGGTCAATGCATGGCTATCGAGGGAAGGACAGGTCGCGAGCTCGATTTCGGAAATGTGTTTCCTCAATTTTCCCCGGACGGGAATTTAGTGCTCACCGAGGAAGGCGGCGAGGACGAGACAACCTTTGAGATTCTCGACGTTCGAGGCAAAAAGCAGCGTCCAGTTTGGACATCGAAAGAGAGCAAGACTCCCTTACCTGCAAAAGCGACCTTCGTTGCGTGGATCGATGACAAGACGATCAAGCTTGAGAGCCCCGACAAGAAGCCCGTGGTTTTGACCCAAGGTTCGGACGGAACGTGGAGCGTCAACGCTGCGCCAGTCAAATGATCGAAGGTCCGCTTCTGACTTATATACCAAAGTCTCCTTGGCCGCTGCAGGGTCGACTCAGTGGAGATGAGCGGGCGCTGACCGATCTGGCAGCCATTTGCGGCTTTTGACCCAACGTAGACTTCAAAAACTCTGCACAGGAATGCTGAAATCGTGCGCGGCGCGCGGCGATTAGCAATCTGACCGACTGGTTTGCCGGCCTGACCAGAGCGCGCCCTCGTCAATGACAGTTCAAGCCCGATGATCGCCGCTCGCCACCAGGCGGGCGTGCGAGTCGTTTTGCCTTACCGAGAGCCGCCTTGTCGATCCTGAAAATTCCAACCGCAAAAGTGTTCGAGCCGCTGCTTCGGCCGGCGCGATACAAGGGCGCATTTGGCGGCCGGGGGTCGGGAAAATGCGTGATCTGGGACAAGGTTCTCGGCCTTGGGACGACGCCGCAACTCGCTGGAGACGTGAGCACCTGGGCCGGCATGATCATGGGCTTCTACTTCGGAAAGCGTACGTTTGAGAATGTCGCCCACATCATACGACGGTGATCCGATGCGTGAAGCCGATGTCAAAGCAATCGTGATGGAAACGCTGATCGAGCAAGATCGGGTGCGCAGAAGCGACATCGATGCCGTTGTGGTCAAGACCATTGCGACAGTCTTGACTTCATTTGGATTTGAGGAGGGGGACCGACGAGAATTGCGCGCGGACTTTCAGCACCTCCGGCGATGGCGAAAGAGCGTGGAGCAGGCGCAAAGCTATACTTTCAAGGCGGTGATCACCGTGATCGCTACTGGCTTTCTCGGCGCCGTTTGGTTGGGGATCAAAGCCACGCTCGGAAAGTAATTCGTGTTGCAGCTGGAGTGGGTGCGTCTCTCTCCAGACTGGAGCGCCAAGTACCCTGGCGGACAACAGAATCTCGAGGTGCGAACAATGTACAGGATACGCGAGGTTGATCCGCAGGACGAAGAGGTCGCGGATGCGCTCGCCGAGCTTCATCGGCTGACCTTCTGCGATGGGACTCGTGTGCCCGACTTCGAGCAGGGGTATTGGTGGATTGCTTTCCGTGGGCTGAAACCGATTGCATTCGCGGGCGTCGTTCCGTCAACCCATGTTGCCAACGCCGGATATCTATGCCGCGTTGGCGTCGTGATGACGCACTGCGGTCATGGCCTGCAAGTGCGGCTCACTCGCGCGCTGGAAGCGCGAGCGCGGCGGTCCGGCTGGAAAGCGATCGTCTCGGATACGACGGACAATCATTTTTCGGCCAATAACTTCATCCGGCAGGGGTATCGGCTCTTCGAACCGGCCTCGCCCTGGGCATGGCAGCACACGCTGTATTGGCGGAAGGAGCTCGTCTAGATCCTGCGAGGTGGATGTGACCATTGCCGACAGTTCGACGACGTAGAGCGCCCGGTGGTCGATTGGCCGCCGGGCTTCTTGGCGTATCTGGTTCATAGGCCGCACCCTTCGGCAAGCCACCGTCGTTGGCCGGTGCTTGGCCGCGCGTCGAATCCTGGGCGGGAGAATGCTAGAGTGCCGCGTCCCGCGCGGACGAACATGGCTGAGAGCGTTCCCGTCACCGGACGCCCGGTGGCGGCAGTTGAGAGTTCTGCGCCTTGAATTTCGCCGGACGCAGGCTTGCGCGTCTTGATCTCTGGTGATCGCTCGATAAACTGAGCCGAACGACCTGATCGCGCGAATGTTCCGGAGATCGAACGAAGGAAGAGACCATGGTTGAGGTTGGCCGCGGGCTCGACACTGAGC
Protein-coding sequences here:
- a CDS encoding DJ-1/PfpI family protein; the protein is MPSKTAKPPRPEPRDKKATRRIAIVAFPGVTLLDISGPAQVFAELEAIELPGPDYSLSYLSTSGGLVPTDVGMMIDTAPIARVAPAEVDTLVIPGGPGIWKIRNDAELMNWIAEALPKARRIASVCLGAFALAWTGILDGKRAATHWRYCPRLQDSFPEIRVEPNAIFVKDGHVWSSAGVSAGIDLALAMIEEDFGHTIALDVARRLVVFLKRPGGQSQFSTVLAAQASDVEGRFSALHAWIIENITSDLKVETLAEKAGMTPRTFARTYVNRTGMTPASGVEALRVETARLLLESRQIGGVVEVAKRAGFGDDERMRRAFLRHLGVSPTEYRNRFSGS
- a CDS encoding alpha-hydroxy acid oxidase, encoding MNDGTPIQQARNVELGASGEEFQNLHEFAQKARARLNQNAWDYIVGASETETTMRRNRMALDEIAFRPRVLRNVINVDPSTEVFGRKLRLPVMIAPVGALEIFDPDAGAAVARGAGTFGAAHMLSSVSEPGLENTAKSAPDALRIFQLYVRGDDAFVEDVVSRSIDNGYAAFCLTVDTAHYSRRERDIAKRYVRESRIRATGGDFQKGLEWRTVKLIKDKFKIPLILKGIATAEDARIALDHGVDWIYVSNHGGRQLDHGRGSMHVLPEIVQAVAGRAKIMVDGSICRGTDIVKAIVSGADLVGIGRLQCWALAAAGEAGIVRMLELLEDEVIRCLGLLGVTSFAELDKSYLHPATPTNLPSVFSAFPLLDIDPYRY
- a CDS encoding phasin; translated protein: MIEPKLEVPAELRDLAEKTIDQAEQAFSLFFDAASKSMTAMPGTGTEISKQALSFTEQNMKAAFEHARKLVHATDLQEAMRIQSEFLRSQFTNAGEHMRQISGSVMSATKDATKGKF
- a CDS encoding GNAT family N-acetyltransferase, which gives rise to MYRIREVDPQDEEVADALAELHRLTFCDGTRVPDFEQGYWWIAFRGLKPIAFAGVVPSTHVANAGYLCRVGVVMTHCGHGLQVRLTRALEARARRSGWKAIVSDTTDNHFSANNFIRQGYRLFEPASPWAWQHTLYWRKELV